The proteins below are encoded in one region of Tomitella fengzijianii:
- a CDS encoding YncE family protein — protein MHSTNKTATRVRRMLTVAAAAGLVTATAAPALAAPGPAGSLGSPEPSVLDTLQVGDGNYEVAVDPIHNRTYLASPGAKAVTVLDATTNATLQTIELEHAPYGVAVNPITQTVYTSDTRDSTVTVIDAATNSVTGTIDAGRGHGIEVDPVRNLVYLTVPGDSAVQVIDGGTNAVAATVPTGDTPVQIAVDSARGSYWVSTTGDATVTEYSSATNEKIASVTTGEGPQNMYLDALRGKLYVDAFKAGTVDVVDVNTDAVVDSIEVGAQPIGISCNPVSAVCVVPHLTAKGDGGKGSTDPNDPGRVSVIDADAGTKTAELHIGGVPLGVGYNPLTSTALVTDRGSANVAVIGA, from the coding sequence ATGCACAGCACAAACAAGACGGCGACGCGGGTGCGGCGGATGCTCACCGTCGCCGCCGCCGCGGGCCTGGTCACCGCCACCGCCGCGCCCGCGCTGGCCGCGCCAGGCCCCGCGGGTTCACTGGGCTCGCCGGAACCGTCCGTGCTCGACACGCTGCAGGTGGGCGACGGCAACTACGAGGTGGCCGTGGACCCGATCCACAACCGCACCTACCTCGCGAGCCCCGGTGCGAAGGCGGTCACCGTCCTGGACGCCACGACCAACGCGACGCTCCAGACGATCGAGCTCGAACACGCGCCGTACGGCGTGGCCGTCAACCCGATCACGCAGACCGTGTACACCTCGGACACGCGCGACAGCACGGTGACCGTCATCGACGCGGCGACGAACTCCGTCACCGGCACGATCGACGCGGGCCGGGGCCATGGCATCGAGGTGGACCCGGTCCGCAACCTCGTCTACCTGACCGTTCCCGGTGACTCCGCGGTGCAGGTGATCGACGGCGGGACCAATGCGGTGGCCGCCACGGTGCCGACGGGCGACACCCCGGTGCAGATCGCGGTGGACTCGGCGCGCGGCAGCTACTGGGTGTCCACGACGGGTGACGCCACGGTGACCGAGTACTCGTCGGCGACCAACGAGAAGATCGCGTCGGTGACCACCGGCGAAGGGCCGCAGAACATGTACCTCGACGCGCTGCGCGGCAAGCTGTACGTCGACGCGTTCAAGGCGGGCACCGTCGACGTGGTGGACGTGAACACGGACGCGGTGGTCGACAGCATCGAGGTGGGCGCGCAGCCCATCGGCATCTCCTGCAACCCGGTCAGCGCGGTGTGCGTGGTGCCGCACCTGACGGCCAAGGGCGACGGCGGCAAGGGCAGCACCGACCCGAACGACCCCGGTCGCGTGTCGGTGATCGACGCCGACGCGGGCACCAAGACCGCCGAGCTGCACATCGGCGGCGTCCCGCTGGGCGTCGGCTACAACCCGCTGACCTCCACCGCGTTGGTCACCGACCGTGGCAGCGCGAACGTCGCGGTGATCGGCGCCTGA
- a CDS encoding isochorismatase family protein, producing the protein MAIPAITPYSTPDADPGANRAAWRPEPGRCALLIHDMQKYFMDAYDPAQEPVPELYRNIAALRTACAEQGIPVLYSAQPGGQDPARRGLLADFWGDGMADDPAQTRIVDELAPAPGDVVITKWRYSAFQRTELADVLRFQRRDQLIITGVYAHLGCLATACEAFMRDIQPFFVADATADFTADEHRMAVDYAARRCAAVTTTARLVDALTPALQH; encoded by the coding sequence ATGGCGATCCCCGCGATCACCCCCTACTCCACCCCCGACGCGGACCCGGGGGCCAACCGCGCCGCCTGGCGCCCCGAGCCCGGCCGCTGCGCGTTGCTCATCCACGACATGCAGAAGTACTTCATGGACGCGTACGACCCTGCGCAGGAGCCTGTTCCGGAGCTCTATCGCAACATCGCGGCGCTGCGCACCGCGTGCGCCGAGCAGGGCATCCCCGTGCTGTACTCGGCGCAGCCCGGAGGTCAGGACCCCGCGCGGCGGGGGCTGCTGGCCGACTTCTGGGGCGACGGGATGGCCGACGACCCCGCGCAGACGCGCATCGTCGACGAGCTCGCCCCCGCGCCGGGCGACGTCGTCATCACCAAGTGGCGCTACAGCGCCTTTCAGCGCACCGAGCTGGCGGACGTGCTGCGGTTCCAGCGGCGCGACCAGCTGATCATCACCGGCGTGTACGCGCACCTGGGGTGCCTCGCCACCGCCTGCGAGGCATTCATGCGCGACATCCAGCCGTTCTTCGTCGCGGACGCGACGGCCGACTTCACGGCCGACGAGCACCGGATGGCGGTGGACTACGCGGCGCGCCGCTGCGCCGCGGTGACCACCACCGCGCGCCTGGTGGACGCGCTGACCCCGGCGTTGCAGCACTGA
- a CDS encoding isochorismate synthase, with translation MTIPTATTNPNAMTDPTAMTSPAATDPDAGSPAGSGSPTGTGAGPLPDPAALLDEYTPGDFYFSTDRYTMLGAGGVHVGAAVPSAASGDAVRAALREAGPTGGRPARVVGAVPFDTSRPARLAIPERLRIIGGGDSGGPAEHGHEGRGQAERSGVGARGELEAFSVTAVPSPEDHIAAVDEALSTMHRSPELHKLVLARTLHLRPGEAVDPLRVLRILARRHPEAYTFAAEIPGGPEGGPRALVGASPELLAARRGDAVRSCPLAGSAARSADPAEDRRRAEALQASAKDQVEHAIVVDAIAESLRPLCRTLEVPRRPELVATPTMWHLATPIAGTVADAAITALDLALALHPTPAICGAPAAAAHAEIGRIEGFDRGFYSGFVGWCDARGDGEWAIAIRCAEVDAAGARLFAGGGIVAGSDPAAELAETSAKFRTMVDAIDEAVRAAPVRG, from the coding sequence ATGACCATCCCCACCGCGACGACAAACCCCAACGCAATGACAGACCCCACCGCAATGACAAGTCCGGCTGCGACGGACCCGGACGCCGGATCGCCGGCGGGCAGCGGATCGCCGACGGGCACCGGGGCGGGCCCACTCCCGGATCCGGCGGCCCTGCTCGACGAGTACACCCCGGGCGACTTCTACTTCTCCACCGACAGGTACACGATGCTGGGCGCGGGCGGGGTCCATGTGGGCGCGGCAGTTCCGTCAGCCGCGAGCGGGGATGCGGTGCGCGCCGCGCTCCGCGAAGCCGGGCCCACCGGGGGCCGCCCGGCGCGGGTGGTCGGCGCGGTCCCGTTCGACACGTCGCGGCCCGCGCGGCTGGCGATCCCGGAGCGACTGCGGATCATCGGCGGGGGCGACAGCGGCGGACCGGCGGAGCACGGGCACGAGGGGCGCGGGCAGGCGGAACGGTCCGGCGTGGGCGCGCGGGGCGAGCTCGAGGCGTTCAGCGTCACCGCCGTGCCGAGCCCGGAGGACCACATTGCCGCCGTCGACGAGGCGCTCAGCACCATGCATCGGTCCCCGGAGCTGCACAAGCTCGTCCTCGCCCGGACGCTGCACCTGCGGCCGGGGGAGGCCGTCGATCCGCTGCGCGTGCTGCGCATCCTGGCGCGCCGGCACCCCGAGGCCTACACGTTCGCCGCGGAGATCCCGGGCGGGCCCGAGGGCGGTCCGCGCGCGCTGGTGGGCGCGAGCCCCGAGCTGCTGGCGGCGCGCCGCGGCGACGCGGTGCGCTCGTGCCCGCTCGCCGGATCCGCGGCGCGCAGTGCGGATCCCGCAGAGGACCGCCGTCGCGCGGAGGCGCTGCAGGCGTCGGCCAAGGACCAGGTGGAGCACGCCATCGTGGTCGACGCCATCGCCGAGTCGCTGCGCCCGCTGTGCCGCACCCTCGAGGTGCCGCGGCGGCCGGAGCTGGTCGCGACCCCGACGATGTGGCACCTGGCCACCCCCATCGCCGGAACGGTCGCCGACGCCGCGATCACCGCGCTGGACCTCGCGCTGGCCCTGCACCCCACCCCGGCGATCTGCGGCGCCCCCGCGGCGGCGGCGCACGCGGAGATCGGCAGGATCGAGGGCTTCGACCGCGGCTTCTACAGCGGCTTCGTCGGCTGGTGCGACGCGCGCGGCGACGGCGAGTGGGCGATCGCCATCCGCTGCGCCGAGGTGGACGCGGCCGGCGCGCGGCTGTTCGCGGGCGGCGGCATCGTGGCCGGGTCCGATCCCGCCGCCGAGCTCGCGGAGACCTCCGCGAAGTTCCGCACCATGGTCGACGCCATCGACGAGGCGGTGCGCGCCGCCCCCGTGCGCGGCTGA
- a CDS encoding 2,3-dihydro-2,3-dihydroxybenzoate dehydrogenase, whose product MDAAEFAGRVAVVTGAASGIGAAVAAALTAHGAVVAALDLDGAAADAAVSAGGRGYACDVTDSAAVDAVVARIEAELGPVEMLANVAGVLATGDVVDTSDVQWSRPFAVNTTGVFTVSRAVARMMIPRGGGAIVTVGSNAAGVPRASMAAYGASKAAATMFTKCLGLELAEHGIRCNVVSPGSTDTPMQRGMWGDGRGAESVIGGTPEKFKVGIPLGRIADPADVADSVLFLLSDKARHITMHDLYVDGGATLKA is encoded by the coding sequence ATGGATGCTGCCGAGTTCGCGGGCCGGGTGGCCGTCGTGACCGGGGCCGCGAGCGGCATCGGCGCGGCGGTGGCCGCCGCGCTCACCGCGCACGGCGCCGTCGTCGCGGCCCTGGACCTCGACGGTGCGGCGGCCGACGCCGCGGTGTCGGCCGGTGGGCGCGGATACGCCTGCGATGTCACCGATTCCGCCGCGGTGGACGCGGTGGTCGCACGCATCGAGGCGGAGCTCGGCCCCGTCGAGATGCTCGCCAACGTGGCCGGGGTGCTGGCCACCGGCGACGTCGTCGACACCTCCGATGTGCAGTGGTCGCGCCCGTTCGCGGTGAACACCACCGGCGTGTTCACCGTGTCGAGGGCGGTGGCCCGCATGATGATCCCGCGCGGCGGCGGCGCCATCGTCACCGTCGGGTCCAACGCGGCGGGCGTGCCCCGCGCCTCGATGGCCGCCTACGGCGCGTCCAAGGCCGCAGCGACGATGTTCACCAAATGCCTGGGACTGGAGCTGGCGGAGCACGGCATCCGGTGCAACGTGGTCTCGCCCGGATCCACCGACACGCCCATGCAGCGGGGCATGTGGGGCGACGGCAGGGGAGCCGAGTCCGTGATCGGAGGCACGCCTGAGAAGTTCAAGGTGGGGATCCCCCTGGGGCGCATCGCCGATCCGGCCGACGTCGCCGACTCCGTGCTGTTCCTCCTGTCCGACAAGGCGCGGCACATCACGATGCACGACCTCTACGTGGACGGCGGCGCGACGCTCAAAGCATGA
- the fes gene encoding enterochelin esterase has product MTPRDGAGAMPGHAVPPRQRRPAPAPVADSPRVGRLVRDVADGGARVVDAFWAEAAAAGTPLIESVPGGDGASGDEVIATFLWRGAGGDRGATALVNKLHDRANPEASRMRRVEGTDVWWLGYRLPSDWRGSYQFMPDVAQDGGAPTVTAAAAVPDPLNPHRLAQPGGAPDKSVAAMPDAPDPGHLETEPGTPAGRVVEHGFTSAALGNRRRVWVHTPHGYDGHGEGDGPYPLLVLLDGAAWFETAPIAPALDRLYAEGALPPAVTVGVDTLGASVRGEELTCHEPFVRFVTDELLPWVERRWAVTGDPARTVIAGQSLGGLAAAFIAGAAPERIGCVLAQSPSLWWGGRERSGNEHGGNAPGAAAQGAGGAARREWLTDWYARRERLPLRLYLEVGCDEWVNLAPARRFRDVLRGKGYPLDYREFSGGHDNACWRVGLAGGLQSIARHW; this is encoded by the coding sequence GTGACGCCTCGCGACGGGGCGGGCGCCATGCCGGGCCATGCCGTGCCGCCGCGACAGCGACGCCCGGCGCCGGCCCCGGTGGCGGACAGCCCCCGCGTCGGCCGCCTCGTCCGCGACGTCGCGGACGGCGGGGCCAGGGTGGTGGACGCGTTCTGGGCGGAGGCCGCGGCGGCGGGCACGCCGTTGATCGAATCCGTCCCCGGCGGCGACGGCGCGTCCGGCGACGAGGTGATCGCCACGTTCCTCTGGCGCGGTGCGGGCGGCGACCGGGGCGCGACCGCGCTGGTGAACAAGCTGCACGACCGCGCGAACCCCGAGGCGTCGCGGATGCGGAGGGTCGAGGGCACCGACGTGTGGTGGCTCGGGTACCGGCTCCCCTCCGACTGGCGCGGCAGCTACCAGTTCATGCCCGACGTGGCGCAGGACGGCGGCGCCCCGACCGTGACCGCCGCGGCGGCCGTCCCCGACCCGCTCAACCCGCACCGGCTCGCGCAACCCGGCGGCGCCCCGGACAAGAGCGTGGCGGCGATGCCGGACGCCCCCGACCCCGGCCACCTGGAGACGGAGCCGGGCACCCCCGCGGGCCGAGTGGTGGAGCACGGCTTCACCAGCGCAGCGCTGGGGAACCGGCGACGCGTGTGGGTGCACACGCCGCACGGCTACGACGGCCACGGAGAGGGCGACGGTCCGTACCCGCTGCTGGTGCTGCTGGACGGGGCCGCCTGGTTCGAGACCGCGCCGATAGCGCCCGCGCTCGACCGCCTCTACGCGGAAGGCGCGCTGCCCCCGGCCGTCACGGTTGGAGTGGACACGCTGGGCGCTTCCGTGCGCGGGGAGGAGCTGACCTGTCACGAACCGTTCGTCCGGTTCGTCACCGACGAACTGCTGCCGTGGGTGGAACGGCGATGGGCGGTCACCGGGGATCCGGCCCGCACGGTGATCGCGGGGCAGAGCCTCGGCGGGCTGGCCGCGGCGTTCATCGCGGGTGCGGCGCCGGAGCGCATCGGGTGCGTGCTGGCGCAGTCTCCGTCGCTGTGGTGGGGAGGCCGCGAGCGGAGCGGGAACGAGCACGGCGGGAACGCGCCGGGTGCGGCGGCACAGGGTGCGGGCGGCGCCGCGCGGCGCGAGTGGCTCACCGACTGGTATGCGCGGCGCGAGCGGCTTCCGCTGCGGTTGTACCTCGAGGTGGGCTGCGACGAGTGGGTGAACCTGGCCCCGGCGCGCCGGTTCCGGGACGTGCTGAGAGGCAAGGGCTACCCGCTGGACTACCGCGAGTTCAGCGGGGGGCATGACAACGCCTGCTGGCGGGTCGGGTTGGCGGGCGGCCTGCAGTCGATTGCGCGCCACTGGTAG
- a CDS encoding ABC transporter ATP-binding protein, with amino-acid sequence MSEAQAAAPGDGAGGAGWSLEVSGLSAGYSGAPAVRDVSFTAGAGRVVAIVGPNGCGKSTLLRSIARLHKPTAGSVTVGGEDLWRMRPRQAAHRVALLPQSPQAPEALTVAGLVGYGRHPHQGLFRQWSVRDEQAVAAAMDATNTTPLAGRRLDELSGGQRQRCWFAMVMAQESPVLLLDEPTSALDLGHAAGVLGLARGVARAGRTVVMVLHDIGAAARYADDVLAMRDGEVVAWGPPAEVVDAALVRALFDIDADILTAPSDGAPVVVTKESADAAGPADAAGPADAAGPADSPGPSEPARVAEAAAVRA; translated from the coding sequence ATGAGCGAAGCGCAAGCCGCCGCACCGGGCGACGGAGCCGGTGGCGCCGGCTGGAGCCTGGAGGTCTCCGGCCTCAGCGCGGGCTATTCGGGCGCGCCCGCGGTGCGCGACGTGTCGTTCACCGCGGGCGCCGGGCGCGTCGTGGCGATCGTCGGGCCCAACGGCTGCGGCAAGTCCACGCTGCTGCGGTCGATCGCCCGCCTGCACAAGCCGACGGCGGGATCGGTGACGGTGGGCGGCGAGGACCTCTGGCGGATGCGCCCGCGTCAGGCGGCACACCGCGTGGCGCTGCTGCCGCAGTCGCCGCAGGCGCCCGAGGCGCTCACCGTGGCGGGGCTGGTCGGCTACGGACGGCATCCCCATCAGGGGCTGTTCCGGCAGTGGTCGGTCCGCGACGAGCAGGCGGTCGCCGCCGCGATGGACGCGACCAACACGACGCCGCTCGCGGGCCGACGCCTCGACGAGCTCTCCGGGGGCCAGCGGCAGCGCTGCTGGTTCGCCATGGTCATGGCGCAGGAGTCGCCGGTGCTCCTGCTGGACGAGCCCACCAGCGCTCTCGACCTGGGCCACGCGGCCGGCGTGCTGGGCCTCGCCCGCGGCGTCGCCCGCGCCGGCCGGACGGTGGTGATGGTGCTGCACGACATCGGCGCCGCCGCGCGGTACGCGGACGACGTGCTGGCGATGCGCGACGGCGAGGTGGTCGCGTGGGGCCCGCCCGCCGAGGTGGTGGATGCGGCGCTGGTGCGGGCGCTGTTCGACATCGACGCGGACATCCTCACCGCGCCCAGCGACGGCGCGCCGGTGGTGGTCACCAAGGAATCCGCCGATGCCGCGGGCCCGGCTGATGCCGCAGGCCCCGCCGATGCCGCAGGTCCGGCCGATTCCCCGGGGCCGTCCGAGCCCGCCCGGGTCGCGGAGGCGGCGGCGGTGCGGGCGTGA
- a CDS encoding FecCD family ABC transporter permease codes for MSAGTRTAAHPPDGHVVRAGRYSVVLARRGSLVVAVLALFAGALVVVSLLTDSAGFGTGQLLSGLFGQASDGVNLLVQQILLPRVICAVLAGAGLGAAGCLSQTLARNRLATPDMLGVSEGATTAMLAVAGASVTGLVGAWWAGPVGAAAAGLVVVLLAGGMGHAGYRVLIVGVALTTMLSSVVQLVLATQNINSAGGSFLWTMGSLNGRGYETAVPVAIGLAVLFPLALLTARRLGVLRLDDATAATLGLRPDRTRLAVLAVAVGMAGLAVGVGGPIGFVALAAPVIASRLAGPARVPVLSSAVMGAVLVVAADLAARVIAPVEIPAGVVTAVLGGPFLLWVLLSREGGGR; via the coding sequence ATGTCGGCCGGGACGCGCACGGCGGCGCATCCGCCCGACGGCCACGTCGTGCGGGCGGGCCGCTACTCGGTGGTGCTCGCGCGGCGGGGCAGCCTGGTCGTCGCCGTCCTGGCCCTGTTCGCGGGCGCGCTGGTGGTGGTGTCGCTGCTCACCGACTCGGCGGGTTTCGGCACCGGGCAGCTTCTGTCCGGGCTGTTCGGCCAGGCGAGCGACGGCGTGAACCTGCTTGTGCAGCAGATTCTCCTGCCCCGGGTGATCTGCGCGGTGCTGGCCGGGGCGGGCCTGGGGGCGGCCGGATGCCTGTCGCAGACCCTGGCGCGCAACCGCCTGGCCACCCCCGACATGCTCGGCGTCAGCGAGGGCGCCACCACCGCCATGCTCGCCGTCGCGGGCGCCAGCGTCACCGGACTCGTCGGCGCGTGGTGGGCGGGGCCCGTGGGAGCCGCCGCGGCCGGGCTGGTCGTGGTGCTTCTGGCCGGCGGGATGGGCCATGCCGGCTACCGGGTCCTGATCGTGGGCGTCGCGCTGACCACCATGCTCTCGTCGGTCGTCCAGCTGGTGCTGGCCACGCAGAACATCAACTCCGCGGGCGGCTCGTTCCTGTGGACCATGGGCAGCCTCAACGGCCGCGGCTACGAGACCGCGGTGCCCGTCGCCATCGGTCTGGCCGTGCTGTTCCCGCTGGCCCTTCTCACCGCACGGCGGCTGGGGGTGCTGCGGCTCGACGATGCCACCGCGGCGACGCTGGGCCTGCGGCCGGACCGGACCAGGCTGGCCGTGCTCGCCGTGGCGGTCGGAATGGCGGGCCTGGCCGTCGGCGTCGGCGGGCCCATCGGATTCGTCGCCCTGGCCGCGCCGGTGATCGCCTCGCGCCTGGCCGGGCCCGCGCGCGTGCCGGTGCTGTCCTCGGCGGTGATGGGCGCGGTGCTGGTGGTGGCCGCCGACCTGGCCGCGCGGGTGATCGCGCCGGTCGAGATCCCCGCCGGCGTGGTCACCGCCGTGCTGGGCGGGCCGTTCCTGCTGTGGGTGCTGTTGTCGCGAGAAGGAGGAGGCCGATGA
- a CDS encoding FecCD family ABC transporter permease — MRLGGKRNRFGARRHAVFAALLLAAVLLAAGASLLFGSGDTGIWRAVQFLVGAGDARADDHLRVVVMDLRLPRTFAALLIGVALGVAGALLQAVTRNPLAETGLLGVNAGGALGVVSGIMLGAAGTGTARLGWAFAGALIVSAVVLLIAAKGSGGASPLRLVLAGAAIGATVRGITAYLLLGKQASYDEYRWWILGSLSGVSGESVVDVLPFVIVGVVIALASARPLSALSLGDETARSLGHRPKLIRTVVVVSVTLLTAASVAVAGPVAFVGLLAPYIARAVVGTAMVPQLIFAGLAGALAVLVADVAARLVIAPYEAPVAVLLALIGAPLLIMLARSPRLLTLGASKQGAL, encoded by the coding sequence ATGAGGTTGGGCGGCAAGCGGAACCGCTTCGGAGCGCGGCGTCACGCGGTGTTCGCCGCCCTGCTGCTGGCGGCGGTGCTGCTGGCCGCCGGGGCGTCTCTGCTGTTCGGGTCCGGCGACACGGGCATATGGCGCGCCGTCCAGTTCCTGGTGGGCGCCGGGGACGCCCGCGCCGACGACCACCTGCGCGTCGTCGTGATGGACCTGCGCCTGCCGCGGACGTTCGCGGCGCTGCTGATCGGCGTGGCCCTGGGAGTGGCCGGCGCGCTGCTGCAGGCGGTCACGCGCAATCCCCTCGCGGAGACGGGGCTGCTCGGCGTCAACGCGGGCGGCGCGCTGGGGGTGGTCTCGGGCATCATGCTCGGCGCCGCAGGGACCGGCACCGCGAGGCTCGGCTGGGCGTTCGCCGGCGCGCTCATCGTCAGCGCGGTGGTCCTGCTCATCGCCGCCAAGGGCAGCGGCGGAGCCTCGCCGCTGCGCCTGGTGCTCGCCGGCGCGGCGATCGGCGCCACCGTCCGCGGCATCACGGCCTACCTGCTGCTGGGCAAGCAGGCCAGCTACGACGAATACCGCTGGTGGATCCTCGGCTCGCTGTCCGGGGTGTCGGGGGAATCGGTCGTCGACGTGCTGCCGTTCGTGATCGTCGGCGTCGTCATCGCGCTCGCCTCCGCGCGCCCGCTGTCGGCGCTGTCGCTGGGCGACGAGACCGCGCGGTCGCTGGGGCACCGTCCCAAGCTGATCCGCACGGTCGTGGTCGTCTCGGTGACGCTGCTGACGGCGGCGTCGGTGGCAGTGGCGGGGCCGGTGGCCTTCGTCGGGCTGCTGGCCCCGTACATCGCCCGCGCGGTGGTGGGCACGGCGATGGTGCCGCAGCTGATCTTCGCGGGGCTCGCGGGCGCGCTCGCCGTGCTGGTGGCGGACGTGGCCGCACGGTTGGTGATCGCCCCGTACGAGGCGCCGGTGGCGGTGCTGCTCGCGCTGATCGGCGCGCCGCTGCTGATCATGCTCGCCCGCTCTCCCCGGCTGCTCACGCTGGGCGCGTCGAAGCAGGGGGCGCTGTGA
- a CDS encoding ABC transporter substrate-binding protein, protein MPHSTIPGAHPAPRGRTGRGLRRRSGIAALFTALMALMLALTACGSGSGGSGEADAASPASSESVTVTDATGTEVEVPADPQRVVTLSELDLDSALALGVTPVGATAGRGQEGAPRYLGDKAADITMVGTVTGPELDKVIKADPDVILAGQVRDQQVLSRLRQIAPTVVTFQVGDNWKDAFANIAQALGRTDQQQAFMADYQAKIETVQQDLGPASDSVVSVVRWNPKGPSTINKGTFAGSVLNDLGVQRPEAQQETAQHSMPLSMENLDAIDGDWIFVGTLSGQGNDVDALDAAMASPSFAALNAVQEGHVSTVDGSMWMSLGGPLAATAMLDDVDTAMAN, encoded by the coding sequence ATGCCGCACTCTACGATCCCCGGCGCCCACCCCGCGCCCCGAGGCCGCACCGGCCGCGGCCTGCGCCGCCGGTCCGGCATCGCCGCGCTGTTCACCGCCCTCATGGCGTTGATGCTGGCGCTGACCGCGTGCGGCAGCGGGTCCGGCGGGTCCGGCGAGGCCGACGCGGCGTCGCCCGCCTCCTCGGAGTCCGTCACCGTCACCGACGCCACCGGCACCGAGGTGGAGGTGCCCGCGGACCCGCAGCGCGTCGTGACGCTCAGCGAGCTGGACCTCGATTCGGCGCTCGCCCTCGGCGTGACGCCGGTGGGCGCGACGGCCGGCCGCGGCCAGGAGGGCGCCCCGCGCTACCTGGGCGACAAGGCTGCGGACATCACCATGGTCGGCACCGTCACCGGCCCCGAGCTGGACAAGGTCATCAAGGCCGACCCGGACGTCATCCTCGCCGGCCAGGTGCGCGACCAGCAGGTGCTCAGCCGCCTGCGCCAGATCGCGCCCACCGTGGTGACGTTCCAGGTGGGCGACAACTGGAAGGACGCGTTCGCCAACATCGCGCAGGCCCTCGGCCGCACCGACCAGCAGCAGGCCTTCATGGCCGACTACCAGGCCAAGATCGAGACGGTGCAGCAGGACCTGGGCCCGGCCTCGGACTCGGTGGTCAGCGTGGTGCGCTGGAACCCCAAGGGGCCCAGCACCATCAACAAGGGGACGTTCGCCGGCTCCGTCCTGAACGACCTGGGCGTGCAGCGCCCCGAGGCCCAGCAGGAGACCGCGCAGCACAGCATGCCGCTGAGCATGGAGAACCTCGACGCCATCGACGGCGACTGGATCTTCGTCGGCACCCTCTCCGGCCAGGGCAACGACGTCGACGCGCTCGACGCAGCGATGGCCAGCCCGTCGTTCGCCGCGCTCAACGCGGTCCAGGAGGGCCACGTCAGCACCGTCGACGGCTCGATGTGGATGAGCCTGGGCGGCCCGCTCGCCGCGACCGCGATGCTCGACGACGTCGACACGGCGATGGCGAACTGA